The following nucleotide sequence is from Lacinutrix sp. Hel_I_90.
AGAAAGCGTTAAAAGCGGAAGATCCAAAACCTGAAGATCTATTTACAAACGATTTTGCGCCAACACCAATTATTGAAGAAAAGGGAACACGTTCACCAGAAGGCGCTGAAAAAGTAGTCATGGTAGATTGTGCTTTATTCGCAGTAGAAGAGTTGATGAAGAAGCACAAAGAATGTTTGCTTTATGGTCAGGATGTTGGTGGGCGATTAGGTGGCGTTTTTAGAGAAGCTGCCACTTTAGCTCAAAAGTTTGGAGACGACCGTGTATTCAATACGCCTATTCAGGAAGCTTTTATAGTAGGTTCTACCGTTGGAATGAGTGCCGTGGGTTTAAAACCTATTGTTGAGGTTCAGTTTGCCGATTATATTTGGCCTGGTTTAAATCAGTTGTTTACAGAGGTTAGTCGCAGTTGCTATTTGAGTAACGGGAAATGGCCCGTTAGTATGATACTTAGAGTGCCTATTGGTGCTTATGGAAGTGGTGGGCCCTACCATTCGTCTTCCGTAGAAAGTGTGATTACAAACATACGCGGTATAAAAATCGCATATCCGAGTAATGGCGCCGATTTAAAAGGTTTGATGAAAGCAGCTTATTATGACCCGAATCCAGTGGTTATCTTAGAACACAAGGGTTTGTACTGGTCTAAAGTGCCAGGCACACAAGGCGCAACCTCTATAGAGCCTAGTGAGGATTATGTATTGCCATTTGGGAAAGCATGGGTGCTTCAGGAAATCTGGAAACAGGAAAATGTAGAGACCTTAACCATAGTTACTTATGGAATGGGCGTACATTGGGCAATGAATGCTTCAGAAGCACTAGGTATGAAAGATCAAATTGAAGTGATTGATTTACGGACCTTATTTCCTTTAGACGAAGACACGGTTATGAAATCGGTTAAGAAAACAGGCAAATGTTTAGTGGTCACTGAAGAGCCTTCAAATAATAGTTTTGCCAGAGCACTAGCGGGAAAAATTCAAGAAGACTGTTTTAAATATTTAGACGCGCCAGTGATGACTATAGGTAGTGAAAACATGCCAGCTATTCCTTTAAACACCATTTTAGAACAAACCATGATTCCTTCAACAGAAAAAGTGAAATTGAGAATAAATGAGTTAATTAATTATTAAGACAGGATGTATTTTAACATTTATTTGTCATTTTATCTAAATTGCATTACTTTAGGCGGATAACCAATTAAATATTTAAAAATGAAAAAAGTAATATTTTCTGTTTTGGCAGTAGCATTTATGACTTTTTCTTTTACATCATGTAGAGAAGAAGAAAAGAAAACTGAAACGCAAGAGTTAATTGATGAAATGGAAGCAGACGGTGCAGACATTAAAATTAAAGAAGACGGTGATGAAACCAAAATAAAAATGGAAACCGAAGATAAAGAGGTGAAAATTAAAACGGATGGTGAAGACACGAAAATTAAAATTGATGAAGACGAGGACGGCGAGTAAACGTTAACGAGATATAAAACTAAAGCGACTTTTCAAGTCGCTTTTTTTAGGTGCTAATTTTACGATAACGAAGCCTTTGTTTTTAAGAATTAAGGGACAGATCTATGCCCTTTTTAAGTAAGAAGTAGTGATGTTTACTATAGAAATATTCTGGCAGCTCTTGTAGGGTTAGCGTTTTTACATTTTTACAAAATGAAATTAGCTGGCTATGGAATCAATACACAGAGCTTTGTGGATGAGAAAAAGGAGGCGCTCAAGACCTGCGCGATATATTCAGAATACTGATGTTAGATAAAGAAGGCGAAATATTTCTTATAAAGATAAACAGGGAACATAAGGGGTGTTATTTAAAATATTGTTTAGCTTAGATAGTAAAGGTTCGTAGCGAAAGGCCTGCCACTGTTTGTTTTCTATAAAAAAAGCGACTAATTTAGTCGCTAATGGTTCTGTGTTTTTTATTGTTTTACTTCTGGCGGATAAGCCGTCATAATCTCTGCTACAAATTCCTTTATTCGGGCTTCTTTCTTTTCAATATTTGAAGAGCTCGTTAAATAACCAGAACCTTTACCTTGCCATATCAGTTCTTTTTTATCAGCATCAATAAGGTCAATGTATAAACTGCCTTGTGTCGAAGTACTTACGTTATTAAAATTGTTCCAGTAAAATGGGCTCCATCCCCAGCCGTAACCGTAAGGCCCAAAACCGTTGTTCCAAACATTGACTTCTTGTCTTGATTTTGTAAAAATACTAACTAATAAATCTGGATTTTCTGATTTTGTGAAGCCTTTCGCGAGCATTTCAGTCTCA
It contains:
- a CDS encoding thiamine pyrophosphate-dependent enzyme, encoding MKKDTLQKAFSKLCTAKAMTELYEANFKQVSKYVHATSRGHEAIQIALGLQLLPQDYAFPYYRDDAMLLSFGLEPYDLMLQLLAKRDDPFSGGRSYYSHPSLKDEDKPKIPHQSSATGMQAIPATGVAMGMQYKELQGLDDKALKVLPFVVCSLGDASVTEGEIAEAFQMAALKQLPVLYLVQDNGWDISANAAETRAQNAFEYAQGFHGLEAISIDGANFTESYEALEKVINTIRTERRPFLVHAKVPLLNHHTSGVRMEWYRDDLDEARSRDPYPVIKQQLIDFGFSSEAIETIENTAKTKVQSDFEKALKAEDPKPEDLFTNDFAPTPIIEEKGTRSPEGAEKVVMVDCALFAVEELMKKHKECLLYGQDVGGRLGGVFREAATLAQKFGDDRVFNTPIQEAFIVGSTVGMSAVGLKPIVEVQFADYIWPGLNQLFTEVSRSCYLSNGKWPVSMILRVPIGAYGSGGPYHSSSVESVITNIRGIKIAYPSNGADLKGLMKAAYYDPNPVVILEHKGLYWSKVPGTQGATSIEPSEDYVLPFGKAWVLQEIWKQENVETLTIVTYGMGVHWAMNASEALGMKDQIEVIDLRTLFPLDEDTVMKSVKKTGKCLVVTEEPSNNSFARALAGKIQEDCFKYLDAPVMTIGSENMPAIPLNTILEQTMIPSTEKVKLRINELINY
- a CDS encoding DUF4136 domain-containing protein, which translates into the protein MKKIILKTLPLIALLLLVSSCTSVRVVSDYDRNANFDAYKTFAFFKTGIDKAEISDLDKRRILRAIETEMLAKGFTKSENPDLLVSIFTKSRQEVNVWNNGFGPYGYGWGWSPFYWNNFNNVSTSTQGSLYIDLIDADKKELIWQGKGSGYLTSSSNIEKKEARIKEFVAEIMTAYPPEVKQ